The genomic window CGACGGCGGCCTGGATGTCGGCGACCTCGAAACAGACGTGGTGCTGGCCGCCCTTGGGATTCTTGGCCAGGAAGCCGACGATGGGGCTGGTCTCGTCATAGGGTTCGATCAGCTCGATTTGGGCCGTCGGCGTATCGACGAAACAGACCTTCACCCCCTGCGCCGGCAGGTCGAACGGCTCGCCGATCTTCGTCGCGCCCAGGATATCGCGATACAGTTTGATCGAGTCGGCGATGGACGGCGTGGCGACGCCGACGTGGTTCAGGGCGCCGATCATGACTTGTCCTTGTCGGGGGTCGGCTGGGCGTAACCCAGACGCTGGTTCAGCTTCTCGATCAGGTCGACCGCCGTATCGGCGATGGCCGAACCGGGCGGATAG from Brevundimonas fontaquae includes these protein-coding regions:
- the mce gene encoding methylmalonyl-CoA epimerase; protein product: MIGALNHVGVATPSIADSIKLYRDILGATKIGEPFDLPAQGVKVCFVDTPTAQIELIEPYDETSPIVGFLAKNPKGGQHHVCFEVADIQAAVAEMRAKGMTILGTGEPRIGAHGTPVVFLHPRDMGGVLIELMETPKAGH